The following coding sequences are from one Cygnus olor isolate bCygOlo1 chromosome 2, bCygOlo1.pri.v2, whole genome shotgun sequence window:
- the GUK1 gene encoding guanylate kinase isoform X1, whose protein sequence is MSWRRLRGAIARAAAAMQGPRPVVLSGPSGAGKSTLIKKLFKDYENVFGFSVSHTTRKPRPGEVNGKDYHFVTREEMKKEIDAGEFLEHAEFSGNMYGTRYATRALTTKPRWCWELSKAAVQAVQAQNQICILDVDIQGVKNIKRTDLNPIYISVQPPSMDVLEKRLRDRQTETEESLLKRLSAARVDLELSKEPGLFDLVIVNDDLEKAYSELKEVLLKEIQKTQESRKS, encoded by the exons CCATGCAGGGACCAAGGCCCGTGGTTCTGAGTGGCCCGTCGGGTGCAGGAAAGAGCACTTTGATAAAGAAATTGTTTAAAGATTACGAGAACGTCTTCGGCTTCAGCGTCTCCC ACACCACGAGGAAGCCGAGACCGGGAGAAGTAAATGGCAAAG ATTACCACTTCGTGACCCGAgaggagatgaagaaagaaatcgATGCTGGGGAATTCCTCGAGCACGCAGAGTTCTCCGGAAATATGTATGGGACGAGGTACGCGACTCGGGCGCTCACCACCAAACCCAGGtggtgctgggagctgag CAAAGCCGCGGTGCAGGCTGTGCAGGCCCAGAACCAGATCTGCATCCTCGACGTCGACATCCAAGGCGTGAAGAACATCAAGAGGACGGACCTGAACCCCATCTACATCTCCGTGCAGCCCCCGTCCATGGACGTCCTG GAAAAGAGGCTACGTGACCGACAGACtgagacagaagaaagtttACTGAAGCGTTTGAGCGCAGCCCGCGTAGATCTGGAACTGA GTAAAGAGCCTGGCCTGTTTGACTTGGTCATTGTTAACGACGATCTAGAAAAAGCCTATTCCGAATTGAAGGAGGTGCTCCTGAAG GAAATCCAGAAGACCCAAGAATCCAGGAAGTCCTGA
- the GUK1 gene encoding guanylate kinase isoform X3 encodes MSWRRLRGAIARAAAAMQGPRPVVLSGPSGAGKSTLIKKLFKDYENVFGFSVSHTTRKPRPGEVNGKDYHFVTREEMKKEIDAGEFLEHAEFSGNMYGTSKAAVQAVQAQNQICILDVDIQGVKNIKRTDLNPIYISVQPPSMDVLEKRLRDRQTETEESLLKRLSAARVDLELSKEPGLFDLVIVNDDLEKAYSELKEVLLKEIQKTQESRKS; translated from the exons CCATGCAGGGACCAAGGCCCGTGGTTCTGAGTGGCCCGTCGGGTGCAGGAAAGAGCACTTTGATAAAGAAATTGTTTAAAGATTACGAGAACGTCTTCGGCTTCAGCGTCTCCC ACACCACGAGGAAGCCGAGACCGGGAGAAGTAAATGGCAAAG ATTACCACTTCGTGACCCGAgaggagatgaagaaagaaatcgATGCTGGGGAATTCCTCGAGCACGCAGAGTTCTCCGGAAATATGTATGGGACGAG CAAAGCCGCGGTGCAGGCTGTGCAGGCCCAGAACCAGATCTGCATCCTCGACGTCGACATCCAAGGCGTGAAGAACATCAAGAGGACGGACCTGAACCCCATCTACATCTCCGTGCAGCCCCCGTCCATGGACGTCCTG GAAAAGAGGCTACGTGACCGACAGACtgagacagaagaaagtttACTGAAGCGTTTGAGCGCAGCCCGCGTAGATCTGGAACTGA GTAAAGAGCCTGGCCTGTTTGACTTGGTCATTGTTAACGACGATCTAGAAAAAGCCTATTCCGAATTGAAGGAGGTGCTCCTGAAG GAAATCCAGAAGACCCAAGAATCCAGGAAGTCCTGA
- the GUK1 gene encoding guanylate kinase isoform X5 gives MSWRRLRGAIARAAAAMQGPRPVVLSGPSGAGKSTLIKKLFKDYENVFGFSVSHTTRKPRPGEVNGKDYHFVTREEMKKEIDAGEFLEHAEFSGNMYGTRYATRALTTKPRWCWELSKAAVQAVQAQNQICILDVDIQGVKNIKRTDLNPIYISVQPPSMDVLVSGCLPLPVAVRGKEAT, from the exons CCATGCAGGGACCAAGGCCCGTGGTTCTGAGTGGCCCGTCGGGTGCAGGAAAGAGCACTTTGATAAAGAAATTGTTTAAAGATTACGAGAACGTCTTCGGCTTCAGCGTCTCCC ACACCACGAGGAAGCCGAGACCGGGAGAAGTAAATGGCAAAG ATTACCACTTCGTGACCCGAgaggagatgaagaaagaaatcgATGCTGGGGAATTCCTCGAGCACGCAGAGTTCTCCGGAAATATGTATGGGACGAGGTACGCGACTCGGGCGCTCACCACCAAACCCAGGtggtgctgggagctgag CAAAGCCGCGGTGCAGGCTGTGCAGGCCCAGAACCAGATCTGCATCCTCGACGTCGACATCCAAGGCGTGAAGAACATCAAGAGGACGGACCTGAACCCCATCTACATCTCCGTGCAGCCCCCGTCCATGGACGTCCTGGTGAGCGGCTGCCTTCCCTTGCCGGTAGCGGTTAGAG GAAAAGAGGCTACGTGA
- the GUK1 gene encoding guanylate kinase isoform X2: MSWRRLRGAIARAAAAMQGPRPVVLSGPSGAGKSTLIKKLFKDYENVFGFSVSHTTRKPRPGEVNGKDYHFVTREEMKKEIDAGEFLEHAEFSGNMYGTRYATRALTTKPRWCWELSKAAVQAVQAQNQICILDVDIQGVKNIKRTDLNPIYISVQPPSMDVLVSGCLPLPVAVRGPHGRGAGMRFQARSSPARSDSPSPHPGDKPSRALVLGPSCTASTLK, translated from the exons CCATGCAGGGACCAAGGCCCGTGGTTCTGAGTGGCCCGTCGGGTGCAGGAAAGAGCACTTTGATAAAGAAATTGTTTAAAGATTACGAGAACGTCTTCGGCTTCAGCGTCTCCC ACACCACGAGGAAGCCGAGACCGGGAGAAGTAAATGGCAAAG ATTACCACTTCGTGACCCGAgaggagatgaagaaagaaatcgATGCTGGGGAATTCCTCGAGCACGCAGAGTTCTCCGGAAATATGTATGGGACGAGGTACGCGACTCGGGCGCTCACCACCAAACCCAGGtggtgctgggagctgag CAAAGCCGCGGTGCAGGCTGTGCAGGCCCAGAACCAGATCTGCATCCTCGACGTCGACATCCAAGGCGTGAAGAACATCAAGAGGACGGACCTGAACCCCATCTACATCTCCGTGCAGCCCCCGTCCATGGACGTCCTGGTGAGCGGCTGCCTTCCCTTGCCGGTAGCGGTTAGAG GACCACACGGCAGGGGGGCAGGAATGCGTTTCCAAGCACGCTCCTCTCCTGCCCGGTCTGACTCTCCAAGCCCTCACCCCGGTGATAAACCTTCCCGTGCCCTGGTTTTGGGTCCCTCCTGCACGGCTTCCACGCTGAAGTGA
- the GUK1 gene encoding guanylate kinase isoform X4, with amino-acid sequence MQGPRPVVLSGPSGAGKSTLIKKLFKDYENVFGFSVSHTTRKPRPGEVNGKDYHFVTREEMKKEIDAGEFLEHAEFSGNMYGTRYATRALTTKPRWCWELSKAAVQAVQAQNQICILDVDIQGVKNIKRTDLNPIYISVQPPSMDVLEKRLRDRQTETEESLLKRLSAARVDLELSKEPGLFDLVIVNDDLEKAYSELKEVLLKEIQKTQESRKS; translated from the exons ATGCAGGGACCAAGGCCCGTGGTTCTGAGTGGCCCGTCGGGTGCAGGAAAGAGCACTTTGATAAAGAAATTGTTTAAAGATTACGAGAACGTCTTCGGCTTCAGCGTCTCCC ACACCACGAGGAAGCCGAGACCGGGAGAAGTAAATGGCAAAG ATTACCACTTCGTGACCCGAgaggagatgaagaaagaaatcgATGCTGGGGAATTCCTCGAGCACGCAGAGTTCTCCGGAAATATGTATGGGACGAGGTACGCGACTCGGGCGCTCACCACCAAACCCAGGtggtgctgggagctgag CAAAGCCGCGGTGCAGGCTGTGCAGGCCCAGAACCAGATCTGCATCCTCGACGTCGACATCCAAGGCGTGAAGAACATCAAGAGGACGGACCTGAACCCCATCTACATCTCCGTGCAGCCCCCGTCCATGGACGTCCTG GAAAAGAGGCTACGTGACCGACAGACtgagacagaagaaagtttACTGAAGCGTTTGAGCGCAGCCCGCGTAGATCTGGAACTGA GTAAAGAGCCTGGCCTGTTTGACTTGGTCATTGTTAACGACGATCTAGAAAAAGCCTATTCCGAATTGAAGGAGGTGCTCCTGAAG GAAATCCAGAAGACCCAAGAATCCAGGAAGTCCTGA